A single Desulfovibrio piger DNA region contains:
- a CDS encoding glycosyltransferase family 4 protein, producing the protein MLSPRMAYVLLWFPLSSETFVFREIQQLVRRGMDIRVYTMYGEKLRGCSDEMKNYAGPVKRFGAGATLRLLKAFWRAWKRDRETVKTLLRRGLFRKMRNLEAYAENLWCFLAGFLLAEEARRDGIELLHSSWGNGPATAVWVASRLSGIPFAFTGRAGDIYPQDGILAEKSRDALFIRTNNMANRPWLQSFCPAGQKDKVHVIYNGLTLGRRVDCRAPFQKPYRLLAIGRFARTKGFPELLTAVARLRDDGFPVRLTLVGDGSWKRKLVEMRKRLHLEDLVDMPGFVPNDRIRTFMEEHDMLVVPSVVHTNGDRDGIPNVIMEALSCGMPVVATDVCGVSEVIRDGETGYLIPQRDPAALADAVRRMLSDREAALRMARAGRELVFRMFDTETNIAALQELYCRQYTQWRTTHGPGV; encoded by the coding sequence ATGCTGTCCCCCCGTATGGCCTATGTCCTGCTCTGGTTCCCCCTCTCCTCCGAGACCTTCGTCTTCCGCGAGATCCAGCAGCTGGTCCGGCGCGGCATGGATATCCGCGTCTATACCATGTACGGCGAAAAGCTGCGCGGTTGCAGCGACGAGATGAAGAACTACGCCGGGCCCGTCAAACGCTTCGGCGCCGGGGCGACCCTGCGCCTGCTCAAGGCCTTCTGGCGCGCCTGGAAGCGCGACCGCGAGACCGTCAAGACCCTGCTGCGCCGGGGCCTGTTCCGCAAGATGCGCAATCTGGAAGCCTATGCCGAGAACCTCTGGTGCTTCCTGGCCGGTTTCCTGCTGGCCGAAGAGGCCCGGCGTGACGGCATCGAGCTTTTGCACTCCTCCTGGGGCAACGGTCCCGCCACCGCCGTCTGGGTGGCCTCGCGCCTGTCGGGCATCCCCTTCGCCTTCACCGGCCGCGCGGGCGACATCTATCCGCAGGACGGCATCCTGGCCGAAAAATCCCGCGACGCCCTCTTCATCCGCACCAACAACATGGCCAACAGGCCCTGGCTCCAGAGCTTCTGCCCCGCCGGACAGAAGGACAAGGTGCACGTCATCTACAACGGCCTGACCCTGGGCCGCCGCGTGGACTGCCGCGCCCCCTTCCAGAAGCCCTACCGCCTGCTGGCCATCGGCCGCTTTGCCCGCACCAAGGGCTTCCCCGAGCTGCTCACGGCCGTGGCCCGTCTGCGTGACGACGGCTTCCCCGTGCGCCTGACCCTGGTGGGCGACGGCAGCTGGAAGCGCAAGCTGGTGGAGATGCGCAAGCGCCTGCATCTGGAAGATCTGGTGGACATGCCCGGCTTCGTGCCCAATGACCGCATCCGTACCTTCATGGAAGAACACGACATGCTGGTGGTGCCCAGCGTGGTGCACACCAACGGCGACCGCGACGGCATCCCCAATGTCATCATGGAGGCCCTTTCCTGCGGCATGCCCGTGGTGGCCACCGATGTCTGCGGCGTGAGCGAGGTCATCCGTGACGGCGAGACCGGCTACCTCATCCCCCAGCGCGACCCCGCCGCCCTGGCCGATGCCGTCCGCCGCATGCTCTCCGACCGCGAGGCGGCCCTGCGCATGGCCCGGGCCGGGCGCGAGCTGGTCTTCCGCATGTTCGATACCGAGACCAACATCGCGGCCCTGCAGGAGCTCTACTGCCGGCAGTACACGCAGTGGCGCACCACGCACGGCCCGGGCGTTTAG
- a CDS encoding HlyD family secretion protein, whose translation MKRLTVSWALLACLLLAVPAMAVETTATGKVVATVTRDVRLPFNAVIDEVLVRPGDAVKSGDPLVRYHLQDEAERVLQREVTTGAATESLRGQILDLERELVQTRAERNRASQLAASGLGSRQALGRLEENVRSLQHRIELTQLSIKKSEESFRARLKELEGYYGQPIREGEMLPDQLVLTSPIDGYVLQLMPNLNPDVLLPAQATPVTVGQLDPVLIQVPVYEGDLGRIKEGGHARVEIPSLGDKVFSATITEISWISTNMDVAQPSYYTVELTVPNSQLELKPGFKALVRFGAAE comes from the coding sequence ATGAAGAGACTGACCGTATCCTGGGCCCTGCTGGCCTGTCTGCTGCTGGCCGTCCCGGCCATGGCCGTGGAGACCACCGCCACCGGCAAGGTGGTGGCCACCGTGACGCGTGACGTGCGCCTGCCCTTCAATGCCGTCATCGACGAGGTGCTGGTCCGTCCCGGTGACGCCGTCAAGTCCGGTGATCCGCTGGTGCGCTATCATCTGCAGGACGAGGCCGAGCGCGTGCTGCAGCGCGAGGTGACCACCGGTGCCGCCACCGAGAGCCTGCGCGGCCAGATCCTCGATCTGGAACGCGAGCTGGTGCAGACCCGCGCCGAGCGCAACCGCGCCAGCCAGCTGGCCGCGTCCGGTCTGGGCTCGCGCCAGGCCCTGGGACGCCTGGAGGAAAACGTGCGCTCCCTGCAGCACCGCATCGAACTGACCCAGCTCTCCATCAAGAAGAGCGAAGAGAGCTTCCGGGCCCGCCTGAAGGAACTGGAAGGCTATTACGGCCAGCCCATCCGGGAAGGCGAGATGCTGCCGGACCAGCTGGTGCTGACCTCGCCCATCGACGGCTATGTGCTGCAGCTCATGCCCAACCTCAACCCCGATGTGCTCCTGCCCGCCCAGGCCACGCCCGTGACCGTGGGCCAGCTGGACCCCGTGCTGATCCAGGTGCCGGTCTATGAAGGCGACCTGGGCCGCATCAAGGAAGGCGGCCATGCCCGGGTGGAGATCCCCTCGCTGGGCGACAAGGTGTTCTCGGCCACCATCACGGAGATCTCGTGGATCTCGACCAACATGGACGTGGCCCAGCCCTCCTACTATACGGTGGAACTGACCGTGCCCAACAGCCAGCTTGAGCTCAAGCCCGGCTTCAAGGCGCTGGTGCGCTTTGGCGCTGCCGAGTAG
- a CDS encoding aminotransferase class I/II-fold pyridoxal phosphate-dependent enzyme translates to MKENHSSQNAQESGTSSFTRLRSKLSFERMVEMGAKMGMENPLFLCHERAAKATTVINGKEYINFSTYDYLDLNTHPEITEAVTEAARVFGSSAGASRLVGGERPPHRQLERALADFYGVEDCIAYVSGHATNVSTLGFLFGHRDAIFYDGLAHNSLMQGARLSGADRYSYEHNDCDALEKMLKEHRGKHKRACIVTEGLFSMDGNIPDLPRIIELKKKYDCMLLVDEAHSFGVLGATGRGVHEYFGIDPSEVDMWMSTLSKAMCGCGGFIAGRKELVEYLKYGSPGFVFSVGMPPIVAAACHKALELMQREPERVHKLQSISQYFLNYAQEKGLDTGAAQGYAIVPIMVGDSMVSGFLATRLFARGIYVMPITFPAVKEGAARLRFFLSASHTEEQIRKTIDTVVEEIPVAREIVEKFRREHQDDQNA, encoded by the coding sequence ATGAAAGAAAACCACTCCAGCCAGAACGCCCAGGAGAGCGGCACCAGCAGTTTCACACGGTTACGCTCCAAACTGTCGTTTGAGCGCATGGTGGAAATGGGTGCCAAGATGGGCATGGAAAACCCGCTCTTCCTGTGTCACGAGCGGGCGGCTAAGGCCACCACTGTGATCAATGGCAAGGAGTACATCAACTTCTCCACCTACGATTATCTGGACCTCAATACCCACCCCGAGATCACCGAGGCCGTCACCGAGGCCGCCAGGGTCTTCGGCAGCTCCGCCGGCGCCAGCCGCCTGGTGGGCGGCGAACGTCCGCCCCACCGCCAGCTCGAACGCGCCCTGGCCGACTTCTACGGCGTCGAGGACTGCATCGCCTATGTGAGCGGCCACGCCACCAACGTCTCCACCCTGGGCTTCCTCTTCGGCCACCGCGACGCCATCTTCTATGACGGCCTTGCCCACAACTCCCTGATGCAGGGCGCCCGGCTTTCCGGCGCCGACCGCTACTCCTACGAGCACAACGACTGCGATGCCCTGGAGAAGATGCTCAAGGAACACCGCGGCAAGCACAAGCGCGCCTGCATCGTCACCGAAGGCCTGTTCAGCATGGACGGCAACATCCCCGACCTGCCGCGCATCATCGAGCTGAAGAAGAAATACGACTGCATGCTGCTGGTGGACGAGGCCCACTCCTTCGGCGTGCTGGGCGCCACCGGCCGCGGCGTGCACGAATACTTCGGCATCGACCCCAGCGAAGTGGACATGTGGATGAGCACCCTCAGCAAGGCCATGTGCGGGTGCGGCGGTTTCATCGCCGGCCGCAAGGAGCTGGTGGAATACCTCAAGTACGGTTCCCCGGGCTTCGTCTTCAGCGTGGGCATGCCCCCCATCGTGGCCGCCGCCTGCCACAAGGCCCTGGAACTCATGCAGCGCGAGCCCGAGCGCGTGCACAAGCTCCAGAGCATCTCCCAGTACTTCCTGAACTACGCCCAGGAAAAGGGCCTGGATACCGGCGCCGCCCAGGGCTACGCCATCGTGCCCATCATGGTGGGCGACTCCATGGTCAGCGGCTTCCTGGCCACCCGCCTTTTCGCCCGCGGCATCTATGTGATGCCCATCACCTTCCCCGCCGTGAAGGAAGGCGCCGCCCGCCTGCGCTTCTTCCTTTCCGCCTCCCACACGGAAGAACAGATCCGCAAGACCATCGACACCGTGGTCGAAGAGATCCCCGTGGCCCGGGAGATCGTGGAGAAATTCCGCCGCGAGCACCAGGACGACCAGAACGCCTAG
- a CDS encoding TolC family protein encodes MTKKMVRWKQGLAVTALCAGLALSGCASQKAGSDAPELPAKHWLENVPGVPVENKSKLEAVIPNLYDPAKKFSFEDCVFLTIQQSPLLVNSAVELEIKRLALTDAVWKYLPEPRMTVEVGNTLTYYNSGRDDVPSNYGKVVPRIGFYAAFPNPLESYFNHQAQKILVNLAISTHRKAVGEAIYNVAQSYLRLEAKGEILRIQKEVAPLARETTRYWQQLESADGRQGVSLNLAQQHEREVELTSERMTMEEVMERTSLKILAGVEPQQRLNIDSKSANDILRGFNGKDYRWEDRWLVTEDNLLLRSQIRLGDYNIMLAWAEYVPDMTIRVDKNPPAGQYQPADGREDYFWRLTFDFPLIDWNRRYRGVQAARMKKAQAFHELSRKRTDYSNTWLQCEQRVALAETNRRLAKVHFETAEMRYKEARISFETGLGDMPAMTSAHEAMVQSRIKLVEAELELKLANLEWMYVANLLQERFLGLPATEIEK; translated from the coding sequence ATGACGAAAAAAATGGTTCGCTGGAAACAGGGACTGGCCGTGACGGCCTTGTGCGCCGGGCTGGCACTTTCGGGATGCGCGTCGCAGAAAGCCGGGTCGGATGCCCCGGAGCTGCCCGCCAAGCACTGGCTGGAAAACGTGCCCGGTGTGCCGGTGGAGAACAAGAGCAAGCTCGAGGCCGTCATCCCCAACCTTTATGACCCGGCCAAGAAATTCTCGTTCGAGGATTGCGTGTTCCTGACCATCCAGCAGTCGCCCCTGCTGGTCAACAGCGCCGTGGAACTGGAGATCAAGCGCCTGGCCCTGACCGACGCTGTCTGGAAATACCTGCCCGAGCCGCGCATGACCGTGGAAGTGGGCAATACCCTGACCTATTACAACTCGGGCCGCGACGACGTGCCCAGCAATTACGGCAAGGTCGTGCCCCGCATCGGCTTTTACGCCGCATTCCCCAATCCCCTGGAATCCTATTTCAACCACCAGGCCCAGAAGATCCTTGTGAACCTGGCCATCTCCACGCACCGCAAGGCCGTGGGCGAGGCCATCTACAACGTGGCCCAGTCCTATCTGCGCCTGGAAGCCAAGGGCGAGATCCTGCGCATCCAGAAGGAAGTGGCCCCCCTGGCCAGGGAAACGACCCGCTACTGGCAGCAGCTGGAGTCGGCCGACGGCCGGCAGGGCGTGTCCCTCAACCTGGCCCAGCAGCACGAGCGCGAAGTGGAGCTGACCAGCGAGCGCATGACCATGGAAGAGGTCATGGAACGCACCAGCCTCAAGATCCTGGCCGGTGTGGAGCCGCAGCAGCGCCTGAACATCGACAGCAAGAGCGCCAACGACATCCTGCGCGGCTTCAACGGCAAGGATTACCGCTGGGAAGACCGCTGGCTGGTCACGGAGGACAACCTGCTGCTGCGTTCCCAGATCCGTCTGGGCGATTACAACATCATGCTGGCCTGGGCCGAATATGTGCCCGACATGACCATCCGCGTGGACAAGAACCCGCCCGCCGGCCAGTATCAGCCCGCTGACGGCCGGGAAGACTATTTCTGGCGCCTGACCTTCGACTTCCCGCTCATCGACTGGAACCGCCGTTACCGCGGCGTGCAGGCGGCCCGCATGAAGAAGGCCCAGGCGTTCCACGAGCTGTCGCGCAAGCGCACGGACTATTCCAACACCTGGCTGCAGTGCGAACAGCGCGTGGCCCTGGCCGAGACCAACCGGCGTCTGGCCAAGGTCCATTTCGAGACGGCCGAGATGCGCTACAAGGAAGCGCGCATCTCCTTCGAGACCGGCCTGGGCGACATGCCCGCCATGACCTCCGCCCATGAGGCCATGGTGCAGAGCCGCATCAAGCTGGTGGAGGCCGAACTGGAGCTCAAGCTGGCCAATCTGGAATGGATGTATGTCGCCAACCTCTTGCAGGAGCGCTTCCTGGGCCTGCCTGCCACGGAGATTGAAAAATAA
- a CDS encoding acyltransferase domain-containing protein: MLRPLAAALRPGLEPEVLPAVPGPADLARLAAEGRPVLLLQPRAEGPWEGMLLARRDEAAAPEAEAAVVDVPGTPAPSCEPGDGEIACDGVRFADLPHGGSIWHAGSLVPAWRQELLALGARPDAAALDVMGQRGIWLQPQGDVPPLAVMCCGQGAVWPGMGRELYDHFPAARAAMDRIARAADWDVLALLDETDVEKIGLTRWQQPYLFLLEYAQWSHLASLGLRPSLICGHSLGELIALCLAGVYEPEVAWYILDTRSTHMAELEARATRETGMMAVPAEASVIEEARRTWPQLYVSNYNSPRQFIISGPRDVLLEARKSLRKRRIPAIMLNVSLAFHHPSMRVLRDMSLRRLNALAMQAPQIPLLSCITTRPYPDDQPGICEHIGDLDENSVRWVECVQAMWQRDGIRHFVEMGPQDTLCGLVNDIEPQALCLAAGRKGKEAEGMRQTCARLYALGHLTHDGVARHRQRWLDAAPAPAAAPEVPAAPAASAPARDELPEAARTVMGILAAACGREAASLKPEMDLRYDLALRSSRFPLIVQEVEEALGITVDFEALLHVATVGDLLRVLASLAPAEEAPGEAAPLSAPRHGSGEDLPPLCCFDLGCCDEDGQPLPLALDPAARGMGAHAGDVVAVWGPEAHRLPLAELLGSLAPLGMTFALPEAALEACLPLEKLGGHLYGLPALTSFTALPEAVHRACGRLDGILLCAPAGGDLPADAMEALCRSARACGVRYVYALRWLHAGGAAHAAPWQEAGEAAARELDLPWRVVCVDDGGRPPIPRELGDLLARALTHGTSDRVLWRRAPAGAPVRDWQWLERPDLFPRVFSAAVAHEAMPWPEAARPSSRQMLACAQFSRYADPRLAGHGALPPDGRPWLPLSEILQTMLESGRLQLPWLEATGFSDLRFAAPLPLPRGVTRECRISARSQSWLLQDGVMTRMCRVRLHSRDLAPNLRRINHFSPLARGMVFLAAAAGSLPPLWPGEMAATGPDLPLDGFYADCGMAEGWRLLEHLAPAGPDMWQGRFDGAAQGIAPAGKSGYCSLLAAVDAIVQAACRIMEETVPRAGAPEGGTLWPQEWRLSGIGFIRFADAALLCGALMPWRLQLRRGWDDDRLQRYDAQVVDADGRVLLTLHQMEFEKDVRPQEGAGA, from the coding sequence ATGCTCCGTCCTCTGGCCGCCGCTCTCCGGCCCGGCCTTGAGCCCGAGGTCCTCCCGGCCGTCCCCGGTCCCGCCGATCTGGCCCGGCTGGCCGCGGAAGGCCGCCCCGTGCTGCTCCTCCAGCCCCGTGCCGAAGGCCCCTGGGAAGGCATGCTGCTGGCCCGCAGGGACGAGGCGGCGGCCCCCGAGGCGGAAGCGGCCGTGGTGGACGTGCCCGGCACGCCCGCGCCGTCCTGTGAGCCCGGGGACGGGGAGATCGCCTGCGACGGCGTGCGCTTCGCCGATCTGCCGCATGGCGGGAGCATCTGGCATGCCGGGTCCCTGGTGCCTGCCTGGCGCCAGGAACTGCTGGCCCTCGGGGCCCGTCCCGATGCCGCGGCCCTCGACGTCATGGGGCAGCGGGGCATCTGGCTGCAGCCGCAGGGCGACGTGCCGCCGCTGGCCGTCATGTGCTGCGGCCAGGGGGCCGTATGGCCCGGCATGGGCCGCGAGCTCTACGACCACTTCCCGGCGGCCCGGGCCGCCATGGACCGCATCGCCCGCGCCGCCGACTGGGACGTGCTGGCCCTGCTGGACGAGACCGATGTGGAAAAGATCGGCCTGACCCGCTGGCAGCAGCCCTACCTTTTCCTGCTGGAATATGCCCAGTGGAGCCATCTGGCCTCGCTGGGGCTGCGGCCCTCCCTCATCTGCGGGCACAGCCTGGGCGAGCTCATCGCCCTGTGCCTGGCCGGCGTCTACGAGCCGGAAGTGGCCTGGTACATCCTGGACACCCGCTCCACCCACATGGCCGAACTGGAGGCCCGCGCCACCCGCGAGACCGGCATGATGGCCGTGCCCGCCGAGGCCTCGGTCATCGAGGAGGCCCGCAGGACCTGGCCCCAGCTCTACGTCTCCAATTACAATTCCCCGCGCCAGTTCATCATCAGCGGCCCCCGCGACGTGTTGCTGGAGGCCCGCAAGAGCCTGCGCAAGCGCCGCATCCCGGCCATCATGCTCAACGTGAGCCTGGCGTTCCACCATCCCAGCATGCGCGTGCTGCGCGACATGTCCCTGCGCCGCCTCAACGCCCTGGCCATGCAGGCGCCGCAGATCCCCCTGCTCAGCTGCATCACCACGCGCCCCTATCCCGACGACCAGCCCGGCATCTGCGAACACATCGGCGACCTGGACGAGAATTCCGTGCGCTGGGTGGAATGCGTGCAGGCCATGTGGCAGCGCGACGGCATCCGGCATTTCGTGGAGATGGGCCCGCAGGATACCCTGTGCGGCCTGGTGAACGACATCGAGCCGCAGGCCCTGTGCCTGGCCGCCGGCCGCAAGGGCAAGGAGGCCGAAGGCATGCGCCAGACCTGCGCGCGCCTCTATGCCCTCGGGCACCTGACGCATGACGGCGTGGCCCGCCACCGCCAGCGCTGGCTGGACGCGGCCCCCGCTCCGGCGGCCGCGCCCGAGGTCCCCGCCGCCCCGGCGGCGTCCGCCCCCGCCCGGGACGAGCTGCCCGAGGCCGCCCGCACGGTGATGGGTATCCTGGCCGCCGCCTGCGGCCGTGAGGCGGCCTCCCTGAAGCCGGAGATGGATCTGCGCTACGACCTGGCCCTGCGCTCCAGCCGCTTCCCGCTCATCGTGCAGGAAGTGGAGGAGGCCCTGGGCATCACCGTGGATTTCGAGGCCCTGCTGCATGTGGCCACCGTGGGCGATCTGCTGCGGGTCCTGGCCAGCCTTGCCCCGGCGGAGGAAGCGCCCGGAGAGGCCGCGCCCCTGAGCGCGCCGCGGCACGGCTCCGGGGAGGATCTGCCGCCCCTGTGCTGCTTCGACCTGGGCTGCTGCGACGAGGACGGGCAGCCGCTGCCCCTGGCCCTGGACCCGGCGGCCCGCGGCATGGGCGCCCATGCCGGTGACGTGGTGGCGGTCTGGGGGCCCGAGGCCCATCGCCTGCCCCTGGCCGAGCTGCTGGGTTCGCTGGCGCCCCTGGGCATGACCTTTGCCCTGCCCGAGGCCGCGCTGGAGGCCTGCCTGCCGCTGGAGAAACTGGGCGGCCATCTGTACGGCCTGCCCGCCCTGACCTCTTTCACGGCCCTGCCCGAGGCGGTGCACCGGGCCTGCGGGCGCCTGGACGGCATCCTGCTGTGCGCGCCCGCCGGCGGGGACCTGCCCGCTGACGCGATGGAGGCGCTGTGCCGTTCGGCCAGGGCCTGCGGGGTGCGCTATGTGTATGCCCTGCGCTGGCTGCATGCCGGTGGCGCGGCCCATGCCGCCCCCTGGCAGGAGGCCGGCGAGGCGGCCGCCCGCGAGCTGGACCTGCCCTGGCGGGTGGTCTGCGTGGACGACGGCGGCCGTCCCCCCATCCCGCGCGAACTGGGGGACCTGCTGGCCAGGGCCCTGACGCACGGGACGTCCGACAGGGTGCTCTGGCGGCGTGCCCCGGCCGGTGCGCCTGTCCGTGACTGGCAGTGGCTGGAGCGGCCGGACCTGTTCCCGCGGGTCTTTTCCGCCGCCGTGGCGCACGAGGCCATGCCCTGGCCCGAAGCCGCCCGGCCCTCGTCCCGGCAGATGCTGGCCTGTGCCCAGTTTTCCCGTTATGCCGATCCGCGCCTGGCCGGGCATGGCGCCCTGCCGCCGGACGGGCGGCCCTGGCTGCCCCTGAGCGAGATCTTGCAGACCATGCTGGAGAGCGGCCGCCTGCAGCTGCCCTGGCTGGAAGCCACCGGCTTTTCCGACCTGCGCTTCGCGGCGCCCCTGCCCCTGCCCCGGGGCGTGACCCGTGAGTGCCGCATCTCGGCACGTTCCCAGTCCTGGCTGCTGCAGGACGGCGTGATGACGCGCATGTGCCGCGTGCGCCTGCACAGCCGTGACCTGGCTCCCAATCTGCGGCGCATCAACCATTTTTCCCCCCTGGCGCGGGGCATGGTCTTCCTGGCCGCCGCGGCGGGGAGCCTGCCGCCCCTGTGGCCCGGAGAGATGGCGGCCACGGGCCCCGACCTGCCGCTGGACGGCTTCTATGCGGACTGCGGCATGGCGGAAGGCTGGCGCTTGCTGGAGCACCTGGCTCCGGCAGGCCCGGACATGTGGCAAGGCAGGTTCGACGGCGCGGCGCAAGGCATTGCCCCTGCTGGAAAATCCGGCTATTGTAGCTTGCTGGCCGCTGTGGATGCCATTGTGCAGGCTGCCTGCCGCATCATGGAAGAGACCGTCCCCCGGGCGGGGGCCCCGGAAGGGGGGACGCTCTGGCCGCAGGAATGGCGCCTGAGCGGCATCGGTTTCATCCGTTTCGCGGATGCCGCGCTGCTGTGCGGCGCCCTGATGCCCTGGCGCCTCCAGTTGCGGCGCGGCTGGGATGATGACCGCCTGCAGCGCTATGACGCCCAGGTCGTCGATGCGGACGGCCGGGTGCTGCTGACATTGCACCAGATGGAATTCGAAAAGGACGTCCGGCCGCAGGAAGGCGCCGGTGCCTAA
- the asnB gene encoding asparagine synthase (glutamine-hydrolyzing), which translates to MCGIAGICRLDGQPLNEDARAHVRAMTDVITYRGPDGSGIWQEGPVCLGHRRLSIIDLSGGSQPMQDVDGELCIVFNGEIYNFAELRQELLQAGARFHSSHSDTEVILQAYRVWGTDCLQRFDGMFAFALWDAPRRRLFCARDRFGKKPFFYTLQQGSLFFGSELNCLAAVPGLELTLDPQAVMRYLAYEYVPTPDTMYREAKSLPPSHWLLVEDGRLSIRRYWDLPPADESDRRSEADICADVHELLTRAVARRMVSDVPLGVFLSGGIDSSIVAGLMARQSATPIKTFSIGFTEASYDESRYARVVARRWSTDHHERVLSAEDCAEHLPDIISRMDVPMADASVAPTWLLSGVTREKVTVALGGDGADELWAGYEHYIAFKIAEWYNALPGIVRRGVIEPLTRLLPASAGYINPRLAVETFLRGAHAPAWERVQTLLTSFTPEMQAELLARPDRDFLRRENLFAPTREQFEHWPAGPSPLARAFHVYARQYMLDDILVKVDRCSMLHSLEVRAPFLDKDFAEYVARLPIRHKLHGFQRKYLLKKAFTDVLPPEILHRNKRGFQIPVAAWLRGRMRPLMEELFAPDRLRAQGLFRPEAVRSLVDAHCSGKADLRKPLWTLLVLQLWLRARGM; encoded by the coding sequence ATGTGCGGAATAGCCGGTATCTGCCGTCTTGACGGCCAGCCCCTGAACGAGGACGCCCGGGCCCATGTCCGGGCCATGACCGACGTCATCACCTACCGCGGCCCCGACGGCAGCGGCATCTGGCAGGAAGGGCCCGTCTGCCTGGGGCACCGCCGCCTGTCCATCATCGACCTTTCCGGCGGCAGCCAGCCCATGCAGGACGTGGACGGCGAGCTCTGCATCGTCTTCAACGGCGAGATCTACAATTTCGCCGAGCTCCGGCAGGAGCTGCTGCAGGCGGGCGCCCGCTTCCACAGCAGCCATTCCGACACGGAGGTCATCCTCCAGGCCTACCGCGTCTGGGGCACGGACTGCCTCCAGCGCTTCGACGGCATGTTCGCCTTCGCCCTCTGGGACGCCCCCCGCCGCCGTCTGTTCTGCGCCCGTGACCGCTTCGGCAAAAAGCCCTTCTTCTACACCCTGCAGCAGGGCAGCCTGTTCTTCGGCTCGGAGCTCAACTGCCTGGCCGCCGTGCCGGGGCTGGAGCTCACCCTCGATCCGCAGGCCGTCATGCGTTACCTGGCCTACGAATATGTGCCCACCCCGGACACCATGTACCGCGAGGCCAAAAGCCTGCCGCCCTCGCACTGGCTGCTGGTGGAGGACGGACGCCTGAGCATCCGCCGCTACTGGGACCTGCCCCCGGCCGATGAGTCCGACCGCCGCTCCGAGGCCGACATCTGCGCCGACGTGCACGAGCTGCTCACCCGTGCCGTGGCCCGCCGCATGGTCAGTGACGTGCCCCTGGGGGTCTTCCTCTCCGGCGGCATCGACTCGTCCATCGTGGCCGGTCTCATGGCCCGGCAGTCTGCCACGCCCATCAAGACCTTTTCCATCGGCTTCACCGAGGCCAGCTACGACGAGAGCCGCTACGCCCGCGTGGTGGCCCGGCGCTGGAGCACCGACCATCACGAGCGCGTGCTCTCGGCCGAAGACTGCGCCGAGCATCTGCCGGACATCATCAGCCGCATGGACGTGCCCATGGCCGACGCCTCGGTGGCGCCCACCTGGCTGCTTTCGGGCGTGACCCGCGAAAAAGTCACCGTGGCCCTGGGCGGCGACGGTGCCGACGAGCTCTGGGCCGGGTACGAGCATTACATCGCCTTCAAAATCGCCGAATGGTACAACGCCCTCCCCGGCATCGTGCGCCGCGGCGTCATCGAACCCCTGACCCGGCTCCTGCCCGCCTCGGCCGGCTACATCAATCCCCGTCTGGCGGTGGAGACCTTCTTGCGCGGCGCCCACGCCCCGGCCTGGGAACGGGTGCAGACCCTGCTCACCTCCTTCACGCCCGAGATGCAGGCCGAACTGCTGGCCCGGCCCGACCGCGACTTCCTGCGCCGCGAGAACCTCTTCGCGCCCACGCGGGAACAGTTCGAGCACTGGCCCGCCGGTCCCTCGCCCCTGGCGCGGGCCTTCCACGTCTATGCCCGCCAGTACATGCTGGACGACATCCTGGTCAAGGTGGACCGCTGCTCCATGCTCCACTCGCTGGAAGTGCGCGCGCCTTTCCTGGACAAGGATTTTGCCGAATATGTGGCCCGCCTGCCCATCCGGCACAAGCTGCACGGTTTCCAGCGCAAATACCTGCTCAAGAAGGCCTTCACCGATGTGCTGCCGCCCGAGATCCTGCACCGCAACAAGCGCGGCTTCCAGATCCCCGTGGCGGCCTGGCTGCGCGGGCGCATGCGGCCGCTCATGGAAGAGCTCTTCGCTCCCGATCGCCTGCGTGCCCAGGGCCTGTTCCGGCCCGAGGCCGTGCGCTCCCTGGTGGACGCCCACTGCTCCGGCAAGGCCGACCTGCGCAAGCCGCTCTGGACGCTGCTCGTGCTCCAGCTCTGGCTGCGCGCCCGGGGGATGTAA